The following proteins are co-located in the Bacteroidota bacterium genome:
- a CDS encoding T9SS type A sorting domain-containing protein, translating into MVLRPGASPSWYGQPAPDWSTALPSLVNHKHPDCDGNGTVNFMDTTLISIHYGLTHNKGTGVTAGIPLFVVPEQDSFPAGDTVFFQVHWGDNGNPVNIGHGVAFSLQIDAQQVTPGTIYGRFPVSFLGNGIPDLLTLTYPESSGSDWHIGISRMDRIGHNGAGSVMRVGFLPAVVYPLTATLGYVPVRLLNAVAVDQDFDPILLSALGDSILIYDAVNEAQGAWPLAGWQVYPVPADRQAVLQVNLRFPAVVDAVVVDLHGRVLKHKASQVAMATGKNETFIETSGLSAGIYFIRVEVEGEIQTRKLVIEH; encoded by the coding sequence ATGGTCCTACGTCCCGGAGCAAGTCCATCTTGGTACGGACAGCCCGCACCCGACTGGTCGACGGCACTGCCGAGTTTGGTAAACCACAAGCACCCGGATTGTGACGGAAATGGCACGGTCAATTTCATGGATACCACCCTGATTTCGATCCATTATGGCCTTACGCACAACAAGGGAACGGGTGTGACAGCAGGGATTCCGCTGTTTGTCGTGCCGGAGCAGGATTCATTCCCTGCCGGCGACACCGTGTTTTTCCAAGTGCATTGGGGAGACAACGGCAACCCTGTCAACATAGGCCATGGCGTTGCATTCAGCCTGCAAATCGACGCGCAACAGGTGACCCCAGGGACGATCTATGGACGGTTTCCGGTTTCGTTTTTGGGGAATGGGATTCCCGACCTGCTGACATTGACATACCCCGAGTCCTCGGGATCAGATTGGCACATTGGAATCAGCCGCATGGATCGTATCGGGCATAACGGCGCTGGCTCCGTGATGCGCGTAGGCTTCCTACCTGCGGTGGTGTATCCGCTCACTGCCACCTTGGGGTATGTGCCGGTAAGGCTGTTGAATGCAGTCGCTGTCGATCAGGATTTTGATCCGATCCTGCTCTCGGCGCTGGGGGATTCCATTTTGATTTACGATGCAGTGAATGAAGCACAAGGAGCGTGGCCATTGGCGGGGTGGCAGGTGTATCCCGTGCCCGCGGACCGGCAAGCTGTTTTGCAAGTAAACCTTAGGTTCCCTGCCGTGGTAGATGCCGTCGTGGTCGATCTTCATGGAAGGGTGCTGAAACATAAAGCGAGTCAAGTAGCGATGGCTACAGGAAAGAACGAAACCTTCATCGAAACTTCTGGCCTGAGCGCTGGGATCTATTTCATTCGTGTAGAAGTGGAAGGTGAGATACAGACGCGGAAATTGGTGATAGAACATTAA
- a CDS encoding PKD domain-containing protein, translated as MKLPSTSFGLLFLSIFLLIGIANLLPGQVASPPNFPHGSGRSYYIWGEFAGVVTSNAAMGMDRHIVTSAHGQFQWPIAVLDPQFNTILGLWPNFASSTALPYAVINKDRKVWLVGSDAAVSRFSVFSEQGTVFTQFKMMGLEVKALVADTSGHVFATYTDGSPGFGLMRFSTGYTPDFQKRIGLNGTLKGAKWGIDQRMYVEVGSQICVLDANGNVLKVIQNAPDRYAVYQDHGLAALSFRHDTAFVVRLDSNLNLWWSKSVKVPPFGLCGFEVTMLEAVAMPGSNDLMVFANGKDFCGMGCNGYQRMQFISALLMDTDGNIDGHQHYRGPSQAETALSSLQSTPFGDALAVELEGDCGFGISHTSESVQLFGGYNIRTTCGGNPLPNGLVANSVPYLPSASLAGLPTTTPFPVTFLPDTLSLFSPGNGPGQGMPQYTCHKPCVTFSAQALGGGNVQFSDEVFGYYTLQYDFGDGTFGSSPDPLHHYASAGPFTAQLVATNSCGADTFSLQVNPCQTAQIAGPTSSCVGSLTTFYENTHIVFDSLRWLVNGTTAATGDTLHWTPTAAGNYAISLIFSSGFCRDTIYSNVNVFSGVPTPGFSVTLGGATATVVNQSINATSQSWNFGDGTIINGPVTTHTYAAPGTYNICQTVSNSCGSSTVCHAVTLVANSNSYYREDVSFLGTTTPMGTASAANGNSLVVGASSQGAFVLLVDTVGTVLWTKTFPTANYQLNDVVDMPNGNFLVVGGTTQAGVAYMTEFWMEVDQAGNVLRHQAVDGGFPYISVNKLRYGGYFLCSRTQSRYVKLDANLQVQWTGYDSFFRGIAGFQAPDSSYWLVARNQFWSDHMWFIRLGQNGAVTSGYNVSMYDYSPASSSYFERDAVQMDCNGNIFYAAAVDYNSQGNWNYSVAIGKFNTQTHACTNMRYDADRGIGGQFPYLRISPSKMVLKPDGNLRLFGSMGISGFNYTDTRDLMILDITASNINPTLAAYGTAPVKDEYLAASLLPSGAYFCAGISNTSLSLHKFRSNTQCQLPTSSLSYSFQPDPTYTSNPATSMGLGNFSFMPYGTLLSWGVNPNPISGTGSIQCVSPCVSSLFAGFTYAVSGNTVTLTSNSSPGANLTWTIPGMSCVTGGSVTVTLPCGSTTISLTSSDGCGSRTASQTITVAGGTINQAAYAPALLSNVTVCTPGLTAISAAPGYGQYLWSNGATTASTTMNAPGTISLIAQQTTNGCFFTDTATATVVPFTVSLGADQVRCPGATATFSIIGGYTSYAWSNGNTSNTITVSTPGNYAVTVTNSAGCIARDTVNLSNFPTPALSIGPNQTICTGSTATFTATSGFASYLWSNGATTNSITVSTAGTFSVTATAANGCTSTASATLTVNTAPAASIGPNQTICSGSTASFTATSGFANYLWSNGATTSSITVSTAGTYSVTATHANGCTSTASATLTVNTAPAASIGPNQTICSGSTATFTATSGFNSYLWSNGATTNSITVSTAGTYSVTATAANGCTSTASATLTVNNAPAVSIGPNQTICSGTTATFTASSGFSSYLWSNGATTNSITVSTAGTYSVTATAANGCTSTASATLTVNTAPAASIGPNQTICPGSTATFTATSGFNSYLWSNGATTNSITVSTAGTYSVTATHANGCTSTASATLTVNTAPAASIGPNQTICSGSTASFTATSGFASYLWSNGATTNSITVSTAGTYSVTATAANGCTSTASATLTVNTAPAASIGPNQTICSGTNATFTATPGFASYLWNTNATTSAITVTVAGTYSVTVTDANGCTATASSSLSVFPANTFSIGPDTSFCPDTTWMISGPGGMTAYLWSNAGTGSSIAAAAAGTYWLQATDANGCVGSDTMSLSLNPDCVWPGDANHDGIADNQDLLAIGYGFGFNGPTSRSKSILVRTARTRLVDGTAEFGKPQAPGL; from the coding sequence ATGAAGTTGCCCAGTACAAGCTTTGGTTTGTTGTTCTTGTCGATCTTTCTCCTGATCGGCATTGCCAACTTATTACCGGGACAGGTTGCCTCACCCCCCAACTTTCCGCATGGATCGGGGCGAAGCTACTACATCTGGGGAGAATTTGCCGGTGTCGTGACTTCGAATGCTGCGATGGGGATGGACCGACACATTGTAACGAGTGCACATGGTCAATTTCAATGGCCAATTGCTGTTTTGGATCCGCAATTCAACACGATTCTTGGACTATGGCCCAATTTCGCTTCATCGACTGCGCTGCCTTATGCTGTGATCAACAAGGATCGGAAGGTTTGGCTTGTAGGCTCCGATGCCGCAGTCTCCCGATTCTCCGTTTTTTCTGAGCAAGGCACTGTTTTCACGCAATTCAAAATGATGGGCTTGGAAGTGAAAGCCCTTGTCGCGGATACGAGCGGACATGTCTTTGCTACTTACACAGATGGCTCGCCAGGATTCGGATTGATGCGCTTCAGCACGGGATATACGCCTGATTTCCAGAAGAGAATCGGCTTGAACGGCACACTGAAAGGCGCAAAGTGGGGCATAGACCAGCGGATGTACGTGGAGGTCGGATCGCAAATCTGCGTATTGGATGCCAATGGAAATGTGCTCAAGGTGATCCAAAACGCTCCTGACCGGTATGCCGTTTATCAAGATCATGGATTGGCTGCCTTGAGTTTTCGTCATGATACAGCCTTTGTGGTACGACTGGACAGCAACTTGAACCTGTGGTGGAGTAAATCGGTCAAAGTACCGCCATTTGGCTTATGTGGGTTTGAGGTGACGATGCTGGAGGCTGTAGCAATGCCCGGCAGCAATGATCTGATGGTATTTGCCAATGGCAAGGACTTCTGCGGTATGGGTTGCAATGGATATCAGCGAATGCAATTCATTTCTGCATTGCTGATGGATACTGATGGAAACATTGATGGGCATCAGCATTATCGAGGCCCATCTCAGGCCGAGACCGCTCTTTCCAGTTTGCAAAGCACGCCGTTCGGCGATGCCTTGGCAGTCGAATTGGAGGGCGATTGTGGTTTCGGTATCAGCCATACCTCGGAGTCCGTCCAGCTCTTTGGAGGATACAACATCCGCACCACTTGCGGTGGGAACCCGCTACCCAATGGACTCGTTGCGAACAGCGTTCCTTATCTCCCTTCCGCATCGCTTGCTGGTCTTCCCACCACCACGCCGTTTCCTGTTACGTTTCTACCAGACACGTTGTCGCTTTTTTCTCCCGGGAATGGCCCTGGACAAGGAATGCCTCAATACACCTGCCACAAACCCTGCGTCACGTTCTCCGCCCAGGCCCTGGGCGGTGGAAACGTGCAGTTTTCAGATGAAGTCTTTGGCTACTACACGCTTCAATACGATTTCGGGGACGGCACCTTTGGGTCATCTCCCGATCCACTGCATCATTATGCCTCGGCTGGTCCATTTACCGCCCAGCTTGTCGCCACCAACAGTTGCGGAGCCGACACCTTCAGCCTCCAAGTGAATCCCTGCCAGACTGCCCAAATCGCGGGACCCACCAGTTCCTGCGTGGGATCACTGACCACTTTCTATGAAAACACGCACATTGTCTTTGACAGCCTGCGATGGCTCGTGAATGGTACAACCGCAGCCACTGGAGACACCCTGCATTGGACGCCAACTGCGGCAGGCAACTACGCGATCAGTTTGATTTTCAGCAGTGGCTTCTGCAGGGATACGATTTATTCCAATGTGAATGTCTTCTCGGGCGTGCCTACCCCAGGTTTTTCGGTGACATTGGGCGGTGCCACGGCGACAGTGGTGAATCAGAGCATCAATGCGACGAGTCAAAGCTGGAATTTCGGGGACGGTACCATCATCAACGGGCCGGTCACGACTCATACTTATGCAGCACCCGGTACCTATAACATTTGCCAAACCGTGAGCAACAGTTGCGGCTCCAGTACGGTTTGTCATGCAGTCACCTTGGTGGCAAATAGCAATTCCTATTATCGTGAGGACGTGAGTTTCCTCGGCACCACGACGCCGATGGGGACCGCCTCCGCTGCAAACGGGAACAGTTTGGTCGTAGGCGCAAGCAGCCAAGGGGCATTCGTGCTGCTTGTGGACACGGTCGGAACCGTGCTGTGGACCAAGACTTTTCCGACAGCAAACTATCAGCTGAACGATGTCGTGGATATGCCCAACGGAAACTTTCTGGTTGTCGGCGGAACCACGCAAGCCGGGGTGGCCTATATGACTGAGTTTTGGATGGAAGTGGACCAAGCCGGAAATGTGTTGCGTCACCAAGCCGTCGATGGAGGCTTTCCCTATATTTCAGTGAACAAGCTCCGCTATGGCGGGTACTTCCTGTGTAGCAGAACGCAGTCTCGGTATGTAAAGCTCGATGCCAACCTTCAGGTGCAATGGACGGGTTATGACAGCTTTTTTCGTGGAATTGCAGGCTTCCAAGCTCCTGATAGCAGCTATTGGTTGGTTGCCCGCAATCAATTTTGGTCCGATCATATGTGGTTCATCCGATTGGGGCAAAATGGGGCAGTGACCAGCGGATATAATGTGTCGATGTACGATTACAGCCCCGCATCTTCGTCCTATTTCGAACGGGACGCCGTGCAAATGGACTGCAATGGGAATATCTTCTACGCAGCTGCGGTGGACTACAATTCTCAAGGCAATTGGAACTACTCCGTCGCGATCGGCAAATTCAACACCCAAACCCATGCCTGTACCAATATGCGTTACGATGCCGACCGCGGGATCGGTGGGCAGTTTCCATATCTGAGGATTTCACCGTCCAAGATGGTGTTAAAGCCCGACGGGAACTTGCGTCTATTTGGCTCGATGGGAATCTCTGGATTCAACTACACGGATACGCGAGACCTGATGATCTTGGACATCACCGCCTCGAATATCAATCCCACATTGGCAGCCTATGGCACGGCGCCGGTGAAGGATGAATACCTCGCTGCCAGCCTACTCCCCAGCGGGGCATACTTTTGTGCAGGCATCAGCAACACCAGCCTGTCCCTGCACAAATTCAGATCCAACACGCAATGCCAGCTCCCGACATCCAGCTTGTCCTATTCTTTTCAGCCTGACCCCACATATACTTCAAATCCGGCAACCAGCATGGGGTTGGGCAACTTCAGCTTCATGCCTTATGGCACCCTGCTCTCTTGGGGCGTCAACCCTAACCCGATATCCGGCACCGGAAGCATCCAATGCGTTTCGCCTTGCGTCTCGTCATTGTTTGCAGGATTCACCTACGCGGTCTCTGGCAACACCGTAACCCTCACATCGAACTCCTCACCGGGTGCAAATCTGACATGGACGATTCCCGGAATGTCCTGCGTCACCGGAGGTTCCGTTACGGTCACGCTGCCCTGCGGAAGTACGACGATTTCGCTCACATCATCCGACGGATGCGGATCGCGCACCGCTAGCCAGACCATCACGGTTGCTGGCGGAACGATCAACCAGGCTGCTTACGCTCCCGCTTTGCTGTCCAATGTAACCGTTTGTACTCCCGGATTGACAGCCATCTCAGCTGCGCCGGGCTATGGGCAGTACCTCTGGAGCAATGGTGCCACCACCGCCTCCACCACAATGAATGCGCCTGGAACCATCAGCCTAATTGCCCAGCAAACAACCAATGGCTGCTTCTTCACGGATACAGCAACCGCTACCGTTGTGCCATTCACCGTTTCATTGGGTGCAGACCAAGTACGTTGCCCAGGTGCCACTGCCACCTTCAGCATTATCGGCGGCTATACCAGCTATGCTTGGAGCAATGGCAACACATCGAATACGATCACCGTTTCCACGCCAGGAAATTACGCGGTTACGGTCACCAATAGTGCGGGATGCATTGCCAGAGATACCGTGAATCTCAGCAATTTCCCTACTCCTGCGCTTTCGATCGGGCCGAATCAGACAATATGCACTGGGTCCACCGCGACCTTCACGGCAACATCCGGCTTCGCGTCCTACCTCTGGAGCAATGGCGCGACGACAAATTCCATCACGGTTTCGACTGCGGGAACCTTTTCGGTCACTGCCACAGCTGCCAACGGTTGCACGTCGACGGCATCTGCGACACTCACGGTCAACACCGCGCCAGCAGCATCCATCGGGCCTAATCAGACAATTTGCTCGGGATCCACAGCGTCCTTCACCGCAACATCCGGCTTCGCCAATTACCTCTGGAGCAATGGTGCGACGACAAGTTCCATCACGGTTTCGACTGCGGGAACCTATTCGGTCACTGCCACACATGCCAACGGCTGCACGTCGACGGCATCTGCGACACTCACGGTCAACACCGCTCCAGCAGCATCCATCGGGCCTAATCAGACAATTTGCTCGGGATCCACAGCGACCTTCACGGCAACATCCGGCTTCAATTCCTACCTCTGGAGCAATGGCGCGACGACAAATTCCATCACGGTTTCGACTGCGGGAACCTATTCGGTCACTGCCACAGCTGCCAACGGGTGCACGTCGACCGCATCTGCGACACTCACGGTCAACAACGCGCCAGCAGTCTCCATCGGCCCCAACCAGACGATTTGCTCGGGGACGACTGCAACCTTCACAGCATCATCCGGTTTCAGTTCCTACCTCTGGAGCAATGGCGCGACGACAAATTCCATCACGGTTTCGACTGCGGGAACCTATTCGGTCACTGCCACAGCTGCCAACGGGTGCACGTCGACCGCATCTGCGACACTCACCGTCAACACCGCTCCAGCAGCATCCATCGGTCCCAATCAGACAATTTGCCCGGGATCCACCGCGACCTTCACGGCAACATCCGGCTTCAATTCCTACCTCTGGAGCAATGGCGCGACGACAAATTCCATCACGGTTTCGACTGCGGGAACGTATTCGGTCACTGCCACACATGCCAACGGCTGCACGTCGACCGCCTCAGCGACACTCACCGTCAACACCGCTCCAGCAGCATCCATCGGTCCGAATCAGACAATTTGCTCGGGATCCACAGCGTCCTTCACCGCAACATCCGGCTTCGCCAGTTACCTCTGGAGCAATGGCGCGACGACAAATTCCATCACGGTTTCGACTGCGGGAACCTATTCGGTCACTGCCACAGCTGCCAACGGGTGCACGTCGACCGCATCTGCAACACTCACCGTCAACACCGCTCCAGCAGCATCCATCGGTCCTAACCAGACGATTTGCTCGGGGACGAATGCAACCTTCACTGCCACGCCTGGCTTCGCGAGCTATCTTTGGAACACGAATGCCACCACGAGTGCGATCACGGTGACCGTCGCTGGTACCTATTCTGTAACTGTCACCGACGCCAATGGCTGTACCGCCACCGCATCGAGCAGCCTCAGTGTTTTCCCCGCCAATACCTTCAGCATCGGGCCTGACACCTCTTTTTGCCCCGACACCACATGGATGATCAGTGGCCCCGGAGGAATGACAGCCTACCTTTGGAGCAATGCCGGCACGGGATCGAGCATTGCGGCTGCGGCTGCGGGGACCTATTGGCTGCAAGCCACCGATGCCAATGGCTGTGTGGGCTCGGACACGATGAGCCTTTCCTTGAATCCCGACTGTGTATGGCCCGGCGACGCGAACCACGATGGCATTGCCGACAACCAGGATTTGCTGGCCATAGGCTATGGATTCGGTTTCAATGGTCCTACGTCCCGGAGCAAGTCCATCTTGGTACGGACAGCCCGCACCCGACTGGTCGACGGCACTGCCGAGTTTGGTAAACCACAAGCACCCGGATTGTGA
- a CDS encoding TlpA family protein disulfide reductase, whose protein sequence is MLQPTIAVICFNLGYWFIQRDAIVKVLSSGLMLLIVLLYVIFIPKIMFDQSWIEVNQKLPEFSLSRIDGNTIGTRDVQGKVVWMSFFSTTCRPCLDEMAHTQTIARQYSNNRSVTFLAVASSQFDSFEKFTNAKQFHEFGFVVGFEMEPTLASAYAPEGVPVGILVDRSGTVVAKKTGFFAKDGIRFENKLSQAIEKLLRE, encoded by the coding sequence TTGCTGCAGCCTACCATTGCTGTTATATGCTTCAATTTAGGATATTGGTTCATTCAACGCGATGCGATCGTCAAAGTACTTTCATCCGGGTTGATGTTGCTGATCGTGTTGCTGTACGTGATATTCATTCCCAAAATCATGTTTGACCAATCTTGGATTGAGGTCAATCAAAAACTACCGGAATTTTCACTTTCAAGGATCGATGGCAATACGATTGGCACGCGTGATGTTCAGGGAAAGGTGGTTTGGATGAGCTTTTTCAGTACAACTTGCCGACCATGTTTGGATGAAATGGCGCATACTCAAACAATTGCCAGACAATATTCGAATAACCGATCGGTAACGTTCCTTGCCGTTGCAAGCTCTCAATTTGACTCTTTTGAGAAATTTACCAACGCCAAACAATTTCATGAATTCGGTTTCGTGGTCGGATTTGAAATGGAACCTACACTTGCATCCGCGTATGCGCCTGAAGGCGTTCCCGTTGGAATTTTGGTGGACAGATCGGGAACAGTCGTTGCAAAAAAGACAGGTTTCTTTGCCAAGGATGGCATTCGTTTCGAAAATAAGCTTTCGCAGGCGATTGAAAAATTGCTGAGGGAATAA